GGGCGAGAAATGATAGCGTTAGCTTTTGTCGCGCATAGTGGCAAGCGGCTGCGCTGCACTCTGCACGGCTGCACGGCCGTCTCGCTTGGTGAAGCGAAGCAATCCGTCGGTGGAGCCGCGGCGCgtacgcacacgcacacgcacgctGGGGTGCGACACGGCGATGGCGAAGGGGACATGGTCGACATGGACGGGTCGAGCCGACGCCGGCCGAACGCCGCGCTCGTACGATCCGGGGCAGGTTAATTAGGCGGATCGGCTAGTCGTAATGACTTTTTCGGCTATTCCGGAGAATCGAACACCGGTGTACGAATCGCCCCAATCCGTACAGAAATCCCGGCCTTTTCACGGGATTGACCGGCCTGCGGGGATCATGGGCTCCCAAAGCAAGGCGTAATCCGTTCTGTGCTTGCCAGCCTCTGTGCAGGCTGGTCTTGCTACGGTTAACATGGCCTCTTCAGGCCGAATAGTATCAAAACGAGACCCAGTCCAAATCACCagcagctgcagcctgcagccaGGCTTCAGCCGAGAGAGCCCAGTGTCTCGGCCCATTCGCCGCTTTGACATGGCCCTTCGAGCTGGAATTGTCGCGAGCATTCGTACTAACGTGCGGAGCGGACCCGCGTGATATTATGGTAAAAAATCCTCGTCCGTTTGTTGGAAGAAGAATGATTAGCGTTAATAACAATGCttaccattattttttaatatatatatatatatatatatatatatatatatatatgttagttaaaattttaaattggtAGCtgaaagattttaaattttgaattgaaatatttaaatttgagttgaaacttttcaaattttaggctgaaagtttttcaaattttacttgaacgTTTTAAactttgacttgaaagtttttaaaatttgagttgaaagttttaaatttaaattatataaaaaatctaTTGAAAATATCGTCTAATAGAAACTTTGATAACTACTAATATATCCCAAATCAATTATcatgaaaatattaaaaactAAAGGAATAAAAGATTATATGCAGGTGAAACACATGCAGTCATGCATGGTGTATAATGCATGTGCAGGTATGGGATCAGTGCAGGCATGTACTCCACCGTTAAAAAAAGACTAACCTAGATAAAGATGGAGTGTTTCATTCTTGGCTagattagctttttttttgggacggagggagtatgtgtttgCAGGGGTAGGGCCGATGCATGCATTGCAGCGTACGCGCTACTTACTAATCTCGCGCATATACACTAATTAGCAATCCTGGGAAGATTGGGAGTGAGCACAGCCGAATTTGGACTTGATTCGTCCATAAAATTCATCTTAGGGAGTACTTTATAGAGAGCGAAGGGTCTTGAGAAAGGGGTCAGGATTTTAGTTGATCGGGAACTATTCCACGAGATTGTTGGGTATGCTATGagtttgagaggagaggaaaagagaagattgagaagatacgtaaaacgagatgagttattagcatatatttgattaattattcactattttaaactttaaaaatggattaatataattttttaaagcaaattttatatagaaatttttttgtaaaaaaacacaccgtttagcagttcagaaagcgtgtgcgcggaaaacgaaacaaacaaactccCTTTTCACCTCCCACGAACGCAGTATTGACAAAGGAGAAAGGACAGGAGGGCCGAACAACCTCAACAAGCAATGAAACAAATCCGAAATCCCGAACAAATGGCTCAAAATCTATCTAGGGCTAGAACATTTTCAGGTAACTGGAAAGTCGACCTATGGCCATGCCATTGACTGATGATTTGCAGATTGCATACAACAGAGTATCTGAAAGTTATTTTGACATAACTTATGAACAATATTATTACAAATAGGGTCTGTTCATCTAACATCTACCATGCATGATTGAAGGTTGCAAACTTTTCAGAAAAGATATCATATCCTTTGTCATTACTATTATTTGCTAAGGACTTTTCAGCAGCTCACTTTCTACCTTTGAAAGACGGGATATAATTTCATCAGGAGGCACAACTGGTATCTTCAGTTCCACGGATGAGGGAACCCTTCCAATGATGTACTTTCTGATAGCAACATAAGAACAGTAAGCATCCCAGTATGACTTTGGATAAGATTCTCTCCTAAAAAAATGTAGAATTCTCTCTTTAGCACCAAAATTTTTCCAGCACTATTGATAATCACGGGTTCCAGCGTCTTGTGTGATGCATGCCACCAAGTCCTCAAAACCACGAATTCGGTTGTCCAGTGTAAGGCACTGAAGCGAAGTTGCGTTCTCAAGGATATAAAATATCAGCTCCACTAGTTCCTGCGTGTGGCAAAAACCGGTTACTGTCACATGCTTGATGCTCTGGTGGCAATGTTCCGGTAGCAAATGATTTTTTAGGTATTTAGGATTAATAACCAATGGATAGGGCTCTTTAGCAGACTCCTCCACCTGCACAgtaaaaatgaaaggaaaaagaTATCATTCATTCTTAATGATAAAATGACAAGGGAAACAGCTGAAGGATGAAAGAAGACAAAATTTTGCTTTGAGAGATAAAATGTCATACGTGCAAGATAAAAGTTTCCAACACAGGAGAAGCTTTGAGGAAAGTAACCAGATAAGTGTACTGATAGCCAAAGCCATaattccttggtccaacaatCACAAGCTCCAGATACTTGAGGTGCAGGAATCTTCCATGCGGCTGAAATATGAGTGGA
The sequence above is drawn from the Oryza glaberrima chromosome 10, OglaRS2, whole genome shotgun sequence genome and encodes:
- the LOC127753486 gene encoding uncharacterized protein LOC127753486, producing the protein MGMLGLARIMSMKRRRRRRRRRIQADGSSALDMGRKDSRSRSGSAKRRGPHLTLDRLPQVEESAKEPYPLVINPKYLKNHLLPEHCHQSIKHVTVTGFCHTQELVELIFYILENATSLQCLTLDNRIRGFEDLVACITQDAGTRDYQ